GGTgcatctctctcatttttgttctttttcctcTAGTCTCACCTAACTTTCTCTATatactttctttttcctttgcttgttctatttagtttttctttgaatGGCCGAATCTTACCATTGATGGGTCTTCTTTCTCACATCTCTTCCTCTTTGTTAATGGCTAGATTTGGGTTTGGTCAACATTTTGTGGTGGATCCAATTCGGTTGGGTTAAGGACTTAGGGTGTGCTTGGTAAAGTAGATTTtaaggaggatggaaaattttgTAGAGAAAATGGGAGGGAAAACGTTTTTatggtgtgtttggttgggtggagaggaaggaaaaaaaaaaaaaaaggtggggcCCTAGTGTTTTCTCCCAAGGACCACCACAAAATTTTCTCCCTAAAATGGGGATTGAGAAAACTGGAGGGGGAGATTGAGCCAAAAATTTGTGCACCAAGGCTAACTAAAATGCCCATGTGCACTTGCACATAGGCTTCGTTGATGCCTaggtgtctttttttttttcatccactTGCACTTCCacaattatttttgctaaaaaatgtgttatttttttgtttgcacATACAtaattgtttttgctaaaaaatgttttctttttttcattttatttaatgggggacataattgtaaatttataccaacttcacttttccatcctctcatttttattctcaaccaaacaaataagttttccatctctccacttttccatcctcccaaccaaacacaaatgagagaaaactaaatcttttctatcTGCCCACTTTTCTTTCCCCTCCTCATTTTCTATCATCCTATGTTTCCACTCCTCCCCACTTTTCTACCATTTAGGCCATTGAGATTTCTTGGTTTCTTTGTGAAGGAGAAGaggtttttccttttggtttctTGGCTACCAAGAAGTGAATGGAGATAAGACTTTAATTggctttttcttttgattttcttggctaCCAAACATGGAATGGATAAGATTTCTTTGACTTTTCCTTTTGATTCCAAGGCTAACCAAACACAGTCATTAGtactattgtttttttcttttaattttattttaagggaaaaaaaaataataagaagaaaagatatcattttgtttttggaaattcAAAGTAAAATGGGTTAAAGCCAAAGGATCGAATAGGATTACTGGAAGAAAATTCATTGAGAAATAGAAAGGCAATTAGAATTGTGTTTGTGGGTTGTCTGAAGAGacagagcgagagagagagagaaacagtgTTGTAACGTCATTTCTGTTTTAAGGACCAAGTTGATCTGTTAGAAATGTTTTAGACCTGGTTGATTAACCCAAACCTTAAGGTAGGTTGgaaaaatttaccattttttttaaattcttctcatttattttatttgaggaaTATCATTGTGAATATGGAAAGATGCAACTGAATGTTATATACAATCTAATTCGATTAAAGAAGCATATaatttaagaggaaaaaaattatatcaaaatatGTCACAAATTTCCAGACTTCAATCtcactaatttattaaataaataaactaaaaaagagtttttttaacttaacttctaaatttttaacaacttgaAATATATGCATTGTGGGCACACCACCCCACACTTGCGGGTTGCATggtccacttttttttttctttttttatttggtggGGGGAGGTGGGGATTTGAAACTTAGTTTAGGTTTAAGAACCGAAATGGAGGTCTATATACAAAATTCTAAGTCCCGAATTAAGGTATGTCGatgagaaggtgttagacacccaaCCCTACTTAACTCGTGGACTGATCTTTACTAATGTTGAAAGACCACATTTAGTTAAAGAAGATTATTAACAAAGCCCAAAAGTCCAATCATGCAATTGAATCAATTATAACCTCACACACAGGGAAAATATTATATCACATCATggtataaaagaaaagaaattcaaataaaacaaGTCAAgtcaaatatcaaattatatcCGAATCAAATATTTACAACCAAATTAATCAGTAATAAAACCATGTATTAAAAGGAAATATAACATGTTAAATATATCATTATGGAAAAGTCAAGGTGAAAATTAGGGAACGCAACTAATTTATATTTCTCATCCTAACCCTAGATGTTCATGGTCAAACTAAATAACtgaatatcaaaaatatcaGAGTAAATAGATCAAACAATCATAAAATGGATTCGGTATTTTTCTAGTTTAAGCTGCGTATGCATGGAGGAGGTTGCGTACGCATCTTTACAAGCATGTGTACGCACCTTCAAAAATGCACATACATCTTGATATAGAAACACAATTCCAGAAATATTCACATGTTTGTGGCCACTAAGAAAAAATTATCCCCTAGGAGTTTCACACATTAGGTGCTTTTGATGACGTGACTTACGTGTGCATATGTTTCTAGGGTGAGATGTATGTGTGCTTTGGCTTTTTATTAGGTGTGACTGGTCACCTGTTTATCTAATTTGTTTTacttaattaaatattaaaaaaaaaaccgattCGAGAGTTATTAGAAGTTTGATTACAGGTGGAGAAGGAATTAGGCACCCCACATGACTTATCCAAAGAATATTACCTCATTTTAATTTAACCACAACATACACATTTTagggaaaaataattttaaaaaagaaaataacaataatagagAAGCACGGTGAGGGACACAAAACATGGCTGGCTTGTTCAACTAATCTTGCGAAAGTTTAAACGAGGCTGTTGTGAGACACAATAAACAATGAGAAgcacacaaaacaaagaaagaacagGAACTGAGGAAGAGAGACATGCAATTgcaaaccaaagaaaaataaagaaagagaggagCAGAAGAAATCAACGAAACAGAGAGacttgagaaagaagaagaagaagaagcagggTGTTCCTTGACCAATACGTAGCGCTGCCCCGTTAAATTCCACCGCTTACGTTAATtgagttgttaaaataaatatattgactttttgagatgctaaaaactatatttttttacatgCTTTATTGGGACAAAATtgccttatgcccttttcacccaaattatataacTTTATACCCCCCTTTCaaaaataattagggaaattaatgcccctcttttgaaactcaactttctcaaaatcgagttaagccctatagtgacgtttttaaggacctataatggcgttttgtaactcgagctccataaaatcgagttacaaaacgtcactacaggtccttaaaacgtcactataggtccttaaaaacgtcactatagggctccaattttttattttttatttttttaactcgattttgagaaaattaagttacaaaagaggggcatttccctaattagtttgggaaggagggcataaggctatataatttggatgaaaagggcataaggccATTTTGTCTTGCTTTATTGTAAATACTCTAAATACGAGTAAATTTATGTACAATATttgttttacacattttttttacaacttgcTATTTCGGCAAGGTGTGATTGATAGATGAAAATGTGATGATATTAGTGACCTATATTGCCACTAATCACAACTTACTGCTTTACTAACTTgtaaaaagattatatatatatatatatatatataaatgtgtatATATCCCTATTATCATTGTCATGAAAGCTTTAAATTACGAGCAATGCTTAAGAGCACTCACATCAATGCTTGCATAACAAAAAAGTATAACATTTTAGCTAATCAAGCCTAAAATTCATACACAATAGTCTTTAtaaagttttgtaaaaatacaTTGTTATTACAGTaactatgtaaatttacattaagattattcattttgcatttatttatttattttaaacgTTGTAGaaggcaaaaaattaattaacccAATTACAATATGCCATGTCAAAATTTAATGAGATATTCCAAATCTAtgtgtcattaaattaattaattaaatcaaatgagGACATGTGAAATCCAAGATGATATCACATTggcaaatgaaaattttccacATGTCTTTGGCCCAcagaataaagataaatttcttattcaaaattaatggataattatctttactaaaaaatatagagaCAATTATCTACAAGTAATAAATCCTAGTGGGACTCTTTGTTTGATTATTgtctttatcaaaataaatttgtaaaaatagagataaCAACAAGTCCTAGGGGTCTCTTTGACTTTGGGACAATCAAAATCCTCTACTTCTCCTCAAGTAGATCAATTTATAGTAGAATTCTTTCTCTGAAGCCACTATAAATAGAGGGAACCCCCTCATATATGTCCATCAACTTTTCTAGACATCAAAAGTCTGGAGAAATTCTACCTTAAAAACACTTAAAACCATTCAAAGAAATTCATTCCAATCACTCTTCCAAGACTCGAAGTTCTATTGGAATCAAACTCAAAAGCCTCCACAAACTTCAAAAAGCCCTAAATCATTGAAGCTCAATGGTTCAAGCCTCCAAAGCTCCAAAGAATTTTCACCCAAAAGCCTTTTCATTCGAAAAATCTTCAAAGAACACTTGAAGAACAACAAATCTCTAACAAGCTCAAAACCAAAGATTCATTGTGAAGACCACTTggtctatctatctatctccCAACCAAAGTGACGAAGATCTCTTGATCGAGCCAAGATTAAAAGAAGATAGAATTAGATGATTATTCTATTGTATTAGAATCCAAATACATATAATTGTACTTACAAATTCATCAATGAAAAttgcatttgtgaaactatttcaattgtttgatttccaaatttgataattttgggTTCACATATGTATCTGGAGgataaaggaaaataatttaaaaaagaaaaagaaaaattggtaATATGGACAATCCatgatatacatatatacatatatatatatatatatatataataaattatatataaattttaacaattaatatttctgaatctaatttttataagttcataaattaatatcattttttttcttcttctaatttgATGATTATTTTGAGCTTGCCAAGTGttcaaaataaagttaaatGAACAATACTAAACTTTTAATACTTGGCTTGCCTTATAGGAAAATTTAGCTAACAAGCCTCAATATCACACTACAAACTCAGTATATACCCCAACTATGTGTTCTTTTATCCTCTTACACCACACATTCATCAAACCCATTATTTTATCCTTTTGGTATAGGATGTAAATAAATCAAGTAGTTCGAAATTTGAGATGGAAGTGTAGAAATTTGAGACATATTTTGGgataaaatattactttttgttttgttttataaatgatACGCATCTTGaatttgactcttttttttttattagattcaatTGCATCTTTCCTTATTTACAATAATATTATCCAAAGCAAATAAatgagaaagattttttttttctttttaaaggaaAACTACCAATCAAGCTTATTCTAGTCAACTTTTATCTATGATTAGTTTTCTCTCTTGTCccttctctctctgtttctctctcatAGAGAGATTGTGACTACTAAGTGCAAAAACAAGAGAACAACTCTATTGTTACACAAACCCTTACTCCATATAGGATTGTAATCCTTACACTTGAATTCAAGTGTACCaagtccaacaacaaaaataatcacaaaCCAATAAGTGAGTTATTTggtcttttatctttatttattaaaaattcaaacttcttcgatattattttaaaaatgtaaataattaaGGATTAAGGTAAATAATAAAGCCACTGAACATCCCTGCAATCTTTCTACCTGTCCCATTGAATAAAATTGAGAGGTTTATTACTCCATGTACCAAGATCAAAAGGGTGTTGGATATCTATTGAAACCACACAGCTTTCATCctaattttcatgtttttccttttaaaaataaaaattgtgaataACCTATGTTTCCCAAGTGGGAGGGACTATGATTTTTAGCTTAATGTCAAGCAACATAATCCTTAATTATTTGCATTTGTAATATAATATTGGAGTAGTGtgaatttttaaaagataaagaGAGAAGACCAAATAACCCAGTTATTgatttgtgattattttttcaTTGGGCTTGGTAAACCTCATTTCATGTGTATGGGTTACACTCTTGTATATATGGAGGAAGGCTTTGTGTAAAAACGTagtttttctccttattttttaCACTTAGTAGTCACACAATCTctccatgagagagagagagagagagagagagagagagagagagagagagagagagagagagagagagagagagagagagagagagagagagagagagagagagagagagagagagagagcttagccaaaaaaaagggacaaCAAAGAAGACAGGCCCAGACATAAAAGTTGATTGGAATAAGCTCGAGTGGTAATTTTCTCCTTCTTCACTAGTCgttcccttttaaaaaaaaaatctttcttagttattttcttttgataatatTACTGTAAATAATGAAAGATGCAActgcatttatatatatatatatatatatattgtaaggtcCAGATTTGAGCTTCTAGCATAACAAAATTAGATGATCGACCTGGGAACCAGATTTGTAACAAAGCTTCAAGAGCAATATTTAAGAGTCAGTCTCCAATCAGTCTCCTTGGATAAAATCCGAGGACATTTTTCCctagtaaaattttgttatctttctttctttatcatcaaaatcCATTGGTCAATCATCTAATTAGCAAAAGCCCAggtttccaacccattctctacaaatttattgtttggactTTTTTGGGTTTAAGTCTGTATATCTGTTATGCTAGAAGCTCAAATTTGgaccttacatatatatatatatctcaaatttCTAGACATTCATCTTATCAATTTAGTGAATAAACAAGAGTTTTTGCAGTTTACTATCAAATTTTAGAcgatttgttttctttatatccTACAACAAAATATCctaatttaacataaaaatttggAAGGGAAAAGTAAAATTATCCAAATTCTTTCTTATTccttaaacaaatatacaaatcTCCATCCAGTACAAGCCAAAACAACAACACcacacccaaaacaaaaacaaaaaacaaaaaaacaaaacaaaaagggaTACAACTCCATATAGATTCaataattcaattttcaaattgaatatgtaatggtttattttaggttattaagtgattaaaattattaacaaataacTAAGCAAGTCTCTCAAAAGTAACTTGAGGAGATTGTTCAAACATCATCTGTTGACTTAGAAAGAAGCTTATGCATGATTGGGCGTGCTTTACACATGGCCTCCAATGGCATGGCCTTAGGCATAGTGAGCCCACTACCTTCGTGCATATCAACTTCTTCTGTGGTAATCCTTTCCCACTCAAAACTTTGAATTAACGAACCCAAAGTCAGGCTCACTGTACGTTGGGCGAGGCCCGCCCCTGGACAAGTCCTCCTCCCAATCCCAAATGGCATTAGATTATGTCCTTCACTCTCACCATTTTCAAACCTCTCAGGCTTAAAACTAGTTGCATCATCCCACACTTTAGGATCTCTATGTATGGCCCATGCATTGACCAATAACATTGTGCCACTTGGTACATCATATCCTCCAATGGTGCAATCAGCGGAAGACATATGGGGTACTAACAATGGTGCTGCTGGATACAATCGAAGGGTTTCTGAGATAATACTCTGAAGGTAGTGTAATTTGGAAACATTTGATTCCTCAATCAATTTATCTTCTCCAATTTGACTATCTATCTCATCTCTAGCTTTCTTCAATATATTAGGATGATTAAGTAGATTAGTCATCGCCCACTCTAATGTGACGGCTGATGTATCCGTCCCAGCAAGTACCAATGCCTGTGCATTATATATGAGATGTTTAGaataaaacaacaatatattaaataaaaacggTTTGTTCATATGTTCTGCAACATTCAACACGATGATGATGATATGTAACTAGTTAGTCTAATGTTActgtggattttttatttttttatttttcccccgAGACTTAGAATGTCACTTTTTCGCACTAGATAGCAATTCCGATGAagctattaaagaaaaataaaacagataATTGTGTAACTGCTTTTAAGATGTaagaatcaaacaaaaacatgatttcCTAGTTTTCTCAATAAGAGATGAAGAATTATTGAGTGCACTTACCAATATAAGCCCCTTGATGATTTGGTCCGTGTAGTACTCTGGCTGTGATTTTTGCAAAGAAAGCATATGGTCAATCATAGTGTTACCCTCTTCCTCCTTATGCCTTTTCTCATCAATGAGTGCTTGCAAGAACTCATCCATCCTCTTGGAGagactcttcaacttcttctcCAAACCTCCATAATCCATCCACCGCAAGATAGACACAAACTCTGCTGGATTTGATGCCCCTCCGAACCTTGTTAACTCTTTAATTATCCGCCTAAACTGTCTCGCTTCTTCCTCGTCCTTCACGTCCTCACCGTACCTGTAGTATCGTTTCCCTGCCACCATTCTCATTATGTTGTTAAATGTCATCTCCAATAGCATTGATTGTAGCTCCACCTTGGCGAAACCGTGGCAAGAGTTGCGTGACAAGTTTCGTAGCAAGTGCTTGATCTCGTCACTTCGAATGCCTAAGAACTTGTTGAGGCGATTGTTTGAGAAGATTTCAAGGGTACTAATGCGGCGGAGGTTGCGCCAGTGATCGCCATATGGGGATTGATTTAAGGTGGTGTTGTTGTAGGAAACGTGCTTGCCTAGTAGGAAGGGAGGACGGTTGGCTAATACTATGTCATTCTTTGTGAAGCATTCTTCAACTGCTGATGGGGATGAAACAATGACCACAAGTTGTGAACCAAATTTGAATGAGAATATTTGACCATATTTTTGTGAGAAGGCATGGAAAGTACGGTGCAATGGTTTTTTAATGAGATGGAGATGACCTATAATTGGAAGAGAAGGTGGGCTAGGTGGGAGGTGTTTTGGTCGAGTAGTTCTTGTTTTGAGGATGAGCTTGAAAGCAACAAGAAAGCTGAGAAGAGTGAGAGACAAATATAGTAAGATGGCTTCcatgtttatttttatgatatttgaTACTGAAATGATTTCTGATGCTGTGTGATTCAAGATGCATGTGATCACTACATATTTATAGGGACTAGGTAGTTAGTGTTAGAATATCATTTGTTTTAAAGGTAAATCACACGTTTACACACGACACTCTTCAAATGAGCAGAAGTCAATTTTGTGTACACGACATTGAAGGCCACGTTTTCAATGAAGTTTTAACAAATATACGCAGTCAGTGCCTCACGTCACTGACTGCGTATATTTGTCTCTCTCATTTGATTTGCGTTGCCGAGTGCGTAATCGCATTTGGCTTTGCATGCGTCATAAGATATATATCGTGTGGATAAGAGGCAATAATAGTTGTTGAGAAAATGCCAGAACTACCCTGGCAGGTTAGATCAGCTTTTACGTGAGAAGGAGAAAATATGACACCCTCGTTATATGCCAAGAACCAACCACATAGAGGCATAGAAGAAAACGTGATGGTTTTTAACACCTTATAGGAAATAGCATGAAAAGTGATTTTGGCTTCATGAAGTTATAATTTTCATGGAGTTCTCCACAGTCGTATTCTTTGACAAGTTCTGAAGAAAATTAGTCCAAATCTTCTAACCTTGTCTAGTGAGTCCCGCGGAGAACCGTATTGGCTAAAGCTGAAGGAGACCGAGAAAAGAGGGACCTCCGCCAAAGAAGAGttctttataaattataattgcaACCAACAATtactataacaaaaaataaaaaaccattacGACAGTGAagattaagaataaaaataaaatcatcgTGTAAATAAACCCAAACCAAAGAACGAAGTGGAAGATTTCTCGTCAAAAAGAATCACCcgtaaaataaattcttgagAATAATAGTCTGTACAAAGATTCCccaaattaaaagaataaaacccacAAAGCACAGGAAATTAGAAATGAAACTTTCTCGCAGCAAAGCATCACCAAGGAAATATTCGTAAGAATAACTAAATgcctttaattaaatattaattaaataatatttatttgatctttgatatattcttttttttttaaatatcatttttttattctttttacaatgaaaaattactaattaagtttgtGTATTCAAGTTCACTAACAATTAAGTGAATCAATTTCGTACCAAATGCCGTTCGATTCAGCTAAGGAAACAATATGTTTCGATATCAGTTAATGGCGGTTTACTATTTCAAAATTACCActatatcaataaataaataaatatatattgttaggttctaaagtcttaggat
The DNA window shown above is from Quercus lobata isolate SW786 chromosome 7, ValleyOak3.0 Primary Assembly, whole genome shotgun sequence and carries:
- the LOC115951658 gene encoding cytochrome P450 81Q32-like, whose product is MSLITCILNHTASEIISVSNIIKINMEAILLYLSLTLLSFLVAFKLILKTRTTRPKHLPPSPPSLPIIGHLHLIKKPLHRTFHAFSQKYGQIFSFKFGSQLVVIVSSPSAVEECFTKNDIVLANRPPFLLGKHVSYNNTTLNQSPYGDHWRNLRRISTLEIFSNNRLNKFLGIRSDEIKHLLRNLSRNSCHGFAKVELQSMLLEMTFNNIMRMVAGKRYYRYGEDVKDEEEARQFRRIIKELTRFGGASNPAEFVSILRWMDYGGLEKKLKSLSKRMDEFLQALIDEKRHKEEEGNTMIDHMLSLQKSQPEYYTDQIIKGLILALVLAGTDTSAVTLEWAMTNLLNHPNILKKARDEIDSQIGEDKLIEESNVSKLHYLQSIISETLRLYPAAPLLVPHMSSADCTIGGYDVPSGTMLLVNAWAIHRDPKVWDDATSFKPERFENGESEGHNLMPFGIGRRTCPGAGLAQRTVSLTLGSLIQSFEWERITTEEVDMHEGSGLTMPKAMPLEAMCKARPIMHKLLSKSTDDV